The sequence TTTGACGCCTTACTGGACAAATGTCTTGGGTAAAACTAAAATGACTGCGAAGCAGATTTCTCCAAGAGGTGGCGACTTATTCTGCGAATACTTGGGAGAACGTGTAAAAATATCAGGTAAAGCCGTGCCATACCTTATCGGTGAAATTGATATCTAGCTATAAGTTAAAAGTTGATGGTTATAAGTGTTTAATTTATGGTGAATTATAAAAACTATAAGGTTTGGCAACGGTCGCACGATTTAGTTCTTAAAATTTATCGTGCGACCGAACAATTTCCAAAGTCAGAACAGTTTGGATTGGTTTCACAAATAAATAGAGCGTGTATTTCAATCCCGACGAACATAGCGGAAGGTTGTGGTAGGGAAACACAAAAGGAACTCGTTCGATTTCTTTATATTTCTTCTGGTTCAGCACATGAATTAGATTACCT is a genomic window of Flagellimonas sp. CMM7 containing:
- a CDS encoding four helix bundle protein gives rise to the protein MVNYKNYKVWQRSHDLVLKIYRATEQFPKSEQFGLVSQINRACISIPTNIAEGCGRETQKELVRFLYISSGSAHELDYLILVSKELGFIDSKKLKNF